The proteins below come from a single Erythrobacter sp. SG61-1L genomic window:
- a CDS encoding transferrin-binding protein-like solute binding protein has translation MGRRGAIAIFGSALLVSACGGGGGTNSTPNPPGGGGSSGGGGGSSFPSSANADLVTLSKNESFTNDSVQAKGRFTLDGLTSSSTSRSGLTIDYDASAKSYRLSGGGKTTTFLQSDIDQANSGGGVVLMVKENGDTIQTLSRVDNSAPVASTRYVTSALWQYVVENSSSVDYSVSVATYGVETPNASLPRTGAADYAILVNGVLLYGQPWAYGGSGNLTVDFATGKLAGDGKMYEFDPVGGTKSGDYDFFLTATLSGSGNSFSGEFGYNYFEAMRGTIAGRFYGPNADEVGATWEVRPQSNSTAVGVGAITGVKSGNSSAAFAKLADLTGRFDLPSTFANSGYYGPKGMRFDLDAKTYGIIGPAGNVVQTFRAADRFSDPDFAAFDSFSSSNDDVLRMFKWGDANPEVKLTYSSFAIYEHDTPDVPSTRQSDYIVYGLFTQPNLLPHTGSATYRGSIYGNASDTNGKDANLYALSGQGTFTVDFSSGSISGGLSSVVGRDADTNATKNFGNFTGYGSLDSANRSIFTLSMDYNHDIVRPLAGSMRGGLFGPGATEMVGAFGITWQAPDATNTWDFPYYSVNGVFVGK, from the coding sequence ATGGGGCGTCGCGGCGCGATTGCGATTTTTGGTTCGGCACTGCTTGTATCGGCATGCGGAGGCGGTGGCGGAACGAATTCCACGCCTAATCCGCCCGGTGGCGGCGGCAGTTCGGGCGGCGGAGGCGGATCGAGCTTCCCAAGCAGCGCCAATGCGGACCTCGTCACCCTTTCGAAGAATGAGAGCTTCACCAACGATTCCGTCCAGGCGAAGGGGCGCTTCACGCTTGACGGGCTGACTTCGTCTTCAACTTCGCGGAGCGGCCTGACGATCGATTACGATGCGTCTGCAAAGAGTTACCGCCTTTCCGGTGGCGGCAAGACCACCACTTTCCTTCAGTCGGATATCGATCAGGCGAACAGTGGCGGTGGTGTCGTCCTGATGGTGAAGGAAAATGGCGACACGATACAGACCCTGTCACGGGTGGATAATTCCGCCCCGGTCGCGTCGACGCGCTACGTCACATCTGCCCTGTGGCAATATGTGGTCGAGAACAGCAGCTCAGTCGATTACAGCGTTTCTGTCGCCACTTACGGCGTTGAAACCCCCAATGCCTCCCTGCCCCGGACGGGTGCGGCCGACTATGCGATCCTGGTCAACGGGGTTCTGCTTTATGGCCAGCCCTGGGCCTATGGTGGATCGGGCAACCTCACGGTCGATTTCGCGACTGGCAAGTTGGCCGGGGACGGCAAGATGTATGAGTTCGATCCGGTCGGCGGGACGAAGTCCGGAGATTATGACTTCTTCCTCACTGCAACGCTTTCCGGCAGCGGCAACAGTTTCAGCGGTGAATTCGGTTATAATTATTTCGAAGCCATGCGCGGGACGATTGCCGGGCGCTTCTATGGCCCGAATGCGGATGAAGTCGGTGCGACCTGGGAAGTCCGCCCTCAATCGAATTCGACCGCAGTGGGCGTGGGTGCGATTACCGGCGTAAAGAGTGGGAACAGCTCTGCCGCCTTCGCGAAGTTGGCCGATCTGACCGGTCGCTTCGATCTTCCGTCGACCTTCGCCAACTCGGGCTATTATGGGCCGAAGGGAATGAGGTTCGATCTCGATGCCAAGACCTATGGCATAATCGGGCCTGCCGGCAACGTGGTCCAGACCTTCCGCGCGGCCGATCGTTTTTCCGATCCTGATTTTGCCGCTTTCGACAGTTTCAGTTCATCGAATGACGATGTGCTGCGGATGTTCAAATGGGGGGATGCCAACCCGGAGGTGAAGCTGACTTACAGCAGCTTTGCCATTTACGAGCATGATACGCCGGATGTCCCGTCAACGCGCCAGTCCGACTATATCGTCTATGGGCTTTTTACGCAGCCCAATCTCCTGCCCCACACCGGTTCGGCGACTTACAGGGGTTCGATCTACGGCAATGCAAGCGACACGAACGGCAAGGATGCCAATCTTTATGCATTGAGCGGGCAGGGTACATTCACGGTCGACTTTTCCAGCGGTTCTATCTCGGGCGGTCTTTCTTCCGTGGTGGGCCGGGATGCGGACACGAATGCAACCAAAAACTTCGGCAATTTCACTGGTTACGGATCGCTGGACTCGGCGAACCGCTCGATATTCACGCTTTCGATGGATTATAACCACGACATCGTTCGGCCATTGGCAGGGTCGATGAGAGGCGGGCTTTTCGGGCCGGGCGCGACCGAGATGGTGGGTGCGTTCGGTATCACTTGGCAGGCACCGGATGCCACCAACACCTGGGACTTCCCCTATTATTCGGTCAATGGAGTATTCGTCGGGAAGTGA
- a CDS encoding TauD/TfdA family dioxygenase — protein sequence MGLQVNPILPKFGAECSGLDITRPLSPEELKEVTDAMDKFGVCVYRDTGLTDEQHVEFSRNFGYLERVPAREGMKMRLPFRELFDASNLNLEGEITQDPAAIQYRKGDRLWHTDSAFMEKRTSYSLLLAHQVPGEGGETWFADTRTAYDDLPEDMKEFLEDKVGVNSLWWSRMKAGAEIAEEEIDARPKARHPLVHTHKGSGRKALFIAAHTMDIEGMDKDEGRSLIKQLIEHCTQPQYIFSVKWNAGDLVIWDNLCTMHRGGEFDYEHEKRDMRRTTVREGTEPHTMETGDDPFAELFSSTPKTVDIVGAREGGR from the coding sequence ATGGGCCTCCAGGTAAATCCGATTCTGCCGAAGTTCGGCGCCGAATGTTCCGGCCTCGACATCACCCGTCCGCTCTCGCCCGAAGAGCTGAAGGAAGTGACCGATGCCATGGATAAATTCGGTGTGTGCGTCTATCGCGACACCGGCCTGACCGACGAGCAGCATGTCGAGTTCAGCCGCAATTTCGGCTATCTGGAACGCGTTCCTGCCCGCGAAGGCATGAAGATGCGCCTGCCCTTCCGCGAGCTGTTCGATGCGTCGAATCTCAATCTGGAAGGCGAGATCACGCAGGATCCGGCCGCTATCCAGTATCGCAAGGGCGATCGCCTGTGGCACACGGACAGCGCGTTCATGGAAAAGCGCACGTCCTATTCGCTGCTGCTGGCCCATCAGGTGCCGGGTGAAGGCGGCGAGACGTGGTTTGCCGATACCCGCACCGCCTATGACGACCTGCCCGAGGACATGAAGGAATTCCTCGAGGACAAGGTGGGTGTGAATTCCCTGTGGTGGAGCCGCATGAAGGCCGGTGCCGAAATCGCCGAGGAAGAGATCGACGCCCGCCCCAAGGCACGCCACCCGCTGGTCCACACCCATAAGGGTTCCGGCCGCAAGGCACTGTTCATCGCCGCCCACACGATGGACATTGAAGGCATGGACAAGGATGAGGGGCGCTCGCTCATCAAGCAATTGATCGAGCACTGCACCCAGCCGCAATATATCTTCAGCGTGAAGTGGAATGCGGGCGATCTGGTGATCTGGGACAATCTGTGCACCATGCATCGCGGCGGCGAGTTCGATTACGAACACGAAAAGCGCGACATGCGCCGCACCACCGTGCGCGAAGGGACCGAGCCGCACACGATGGAAACGGGCGACGATCCCTTTGCCGAACTGTTTTCCAGCACGCCCAAGACGGTGGACATCGTCGGCGCTCGCGAAGGCGGGCGCTGA
- a CDS encoding Rid family hydrolase encodes MTTRQRIAPRSKFEEQTGFTRALRVGDRIIIAGTIDDRMPPAAEAGDQADRIFGLFAEYIAELGGTMADVVRVRMFVTDIADADAVSAAFSKHLKATCPTGTLVAINALYRPEYKVEIEAEAVVLEG; translated from the coding sequence ATGACCACCCGCCAGCGAATCGCGCCCCGTTCGAAATTCGAGGAACAGACGGGCTTCACCCGCGCGCTGCGCGTGGGGGACCGGATCATCATCGCCGGCACGATCGACGACCGGATGCCCCCTGCCGCAGAAGCCGGGGATCAGGCGGATCGCATCTTCGGACTGTTCGCGGAATATATCGCAGAACTGGGCGGAACCATGGCCGATGTGGTGCGCGTGCGCATGTTCGTGACCGACATTGCCGACGCCGATGCCGTAAGCGCGGCCTTTTCCAAACACCTCAAGGCCACTTGCCCCACCGGCACGTTGGTGGCGATCAATGCGCTCTATCGGCCGGAATATAAGGTGGAGATTGAAGCCGAAGCGGTAGTTCTGGAGGGCTGA
- a CDS encoding I78 family peptidase inhibitor, producing the protein MKRHSAILAPLAGALALSACATTGAEEPSPPSRAEGECKAEAGQAFVGQKATAETGAALIAATGARTLRWVPPRTAVTMDFRPDRLTVSYDDDMVIERVSCT; encoded by the coding sequence ATGAAGCGACATTCCGCAATTCTCGCCCCTCTCGCAGGGGCGCTCGCCCTGTCCGCTTGCGCAACCACCGGTGCGGAGGAACCATCCCCGCCCAGCCGTGCGGAAGGCGAATGCAAGGCAGAGGCCGGGCAGGCCTTTGTCGGGCAGAAGGCCACGGCCGAAACCGGCGCGGCACTGATCGCGGCCACCGGAGCGCGCACCCTGCGCTGGGTTCCGCCTCGCACCGCCGTCACCATGGACTTCCGGCCGGATCGGCTGACCGTCAGCTATGATGACGACATGGTGATCGAGCGGGTTTCCTGCACCTGA
- a CDS encoding enoyl-CoA hydratase/isomerase family protein, with product MSENIHHHIHGGVGHLSLARPRAINALTLDMVEAMQRVLLEWRNDPAVQAVLIDHAEGRGFCAGGDVAAVRRSVLEDGGAEGRAFFHEEYRLNHLLFTYRKPVVAFMDGITMGGGVGIAMPAQFRVATENTLFAMPEGAIGLFPDVGAGWYLSRLPGRIGPFLALTGARLDGAECLWAGLATHYLPSEALAEAKARIIAAPDSIAAILDELSTEPPEARLTRNAANIDRFFASDRLEDIFAALEADDSKWAGKELATLRSRSPLTMKVALRQIAQAKALSDFTEEMRIEYRLAARMIAEPDFAEGVRAVLVDKDNAPRWNPATPEGISEAKLDAIFAPLPEGEEWAPLT from the coding sequence ATGAGCGAGAATATCCACCACCACATCCATGGCGGCGTGGGGCACCTGTCCCTCGCCCGCCCGCGTGCCATCAATGCGCTGACGCTCGACATGGTCGAGGCGATGCAGCGCGTGCTGCTGGAATGGCGCAACGATCCCGCCGTGCAGGCAGTGCTGATCGATCACGCGGAAGGCCGGGGCTTCTGCGCCGGGGGCGATGTGGCCGCCGTGCGCCGCTCGGTGCTGGAGGATGGCGGAGCGGAAGGGCGTGCCTTCTTCCATGAGGAGTACCGGCTCAACCATTTGCTGTTCACTTACCGGAAGCCCGTGGTCGCCTTCATGGACGGGATCACCATGGGTGGCGGAGTGGGCATCGCCATGCCCGCGCAATTCCGAGTGGCGACCGAGAATACCCTGTTTGCCATGCCGGAAGGGGCCATCGGCCTGTTCCCCGATGTCGGGGCGGGCTGGTATCTCTCCCGCCTGCCGGGAAGGATCGGGCCGTTTCTGGCGCTGACCGGTGCGCGGCTGGATGGGGCGGAATGCCTCTGGGCGGGGCTTGCCACGCATTACCTGCCCTCCGAAGCACTGGCAGAGGCCAAGGCCCGGATCATCGCCGCCCCGGATTCCATCGCCGCAATCCTCGATGAGCTTTCGACCGAACCGCCCGAGGCGCGCCTCACCCGCAATGCGGCGAATATCGACCGTTTCTTCGCGTCTGACCGGCTGGAAGACATCTTCGCCGCGCTGGAGGCGGACGATTCGAAATGGGCGGGCAAGGAACTGGCCACACTGCGCTCCAGAAGCCCGCTGACCATGAAGGTCGCCCTGCGGCAAATCGCGCAGGCGAAGGCCCTTTCGGATTTCACCGAGGAAATGCGCATCGAATATCGCCTCGCCGCGCGCATGATCGCCGAGCCGGACTTTGCCGAAGGCGTCCGCGCCGTGCTGGTGGACAAGGACAATGCGCCGCGCTGGAATCCCGCCACGCCCGAAGGCATAAGCGAAGCGAAACTGGACGCGATCTTCGCCCCTCTCCCAGAAGGGGAAGAGTGGGCGCCGCTGACCTGA
- a CDS encoding enoyl-CoA hydratase, producing the protein MAEYETILVEQRDAVTLVTLNRPQALNALNSQVLADLVAAFAAYEADAGQRCLVLTGSEKAFAAGADIKEMSSKGFADMFGADLFAGYDRVVATRKPWIAAVAGYALGGGCELAMMADFILAADSAKFGQPEITLGITPGMGGSQRLTRAVGKAKAMEMCLTGRMMDATEAESAGLVARVVPADELLTEAMKVAARIAAMPPLAAMACKEMVDAAFETPLSQGLSFERRLFAGLFGTEDQKEGMAAFAEKRPAKFTGR; encoded by the coding sequence TTGGCCGAATATGAGACCATCCTTGTCGAACAACGGGACGCGGTCACGCTGGTGACGCTGAACCGGCCGCAGGCGCTCAATGCCCTCAACAGCCAGGTGCTGGCCGATCTGGTTGCGGCCTTTGCTGCCTATGAGGCTGACGCTGGCCAGCGCTGCCTCGTCCTGACGGGCAGCGAGAAAGCCTTTGCTGCCGGGGCGGACATCAAGGAAATGTCGTCCAAGGGTTTTGCCGACATGTTCGGGGCGGACCTTTTCGCGGGCTATGACCGCGTGGTCGCCACCCGCAAGCCATGGATTGCCGCTGTGGCGGGCTATGCGCTGGGCGGTGGCTGCGAGCTGGCGATGATGGCGGATTTCATTCTCGCGGCCGACAGCGCGAAATTCGGCCAGCCGGAAATCACGCTCGGCATTACGCCCGGCATGGGCGGATCGCAGCGCCTGACCCGCGCTGTCGGCAAGGCCAAGGCGATGGAGATGTGCCTGACCGGGCGGATGATGGATGCGACCGAGGCGGAAAGCGCGGGCCTCGTCGCTCGGGTGGTCCCCGCTGACGAACTACTGACCGAGGCCATGAAGGTCGCGGCAAGGATCGCGGCCATGCCGCCGCTCGCTGCCATGGCCTGCAAGGAAATGGTCGATGCCGCTTTCGAGACGCCGCTCAGCCAGGGCCTCTCCTTCGAACGGCGGCTGTTCGCCGGGCTGTTCGGCACGGAAGACCAGAAGGAAGGCATGGCCGCCTTTGCCGAAAAGCGCCCTGCCAAGTTCACCGGCCGGTGA
- the cysD gene encoding sulfate adenylyltransferase subunit CysD, producing the protein MSAPPRSCSRAQHKPCADAIMQQLTHLDRLEAESIHILREVVAEAQNPVMLYSIGKDSAVMLHLARKAFYPSPPPFPLLHVDTTWKFRDMYALRDKMAEQSGMDLIVYQNPEAKERGINPFDHGPLHTDMWKTEGLKQALDKYGFDAAFGGARRDEEKSRAKERIFSFRTATHAWDPKNQRPELWNLYNARKNKGESIRVFPISNWTELDIWQYIMKEQIEIVPLYMAAPRPTVVRDGLLLMVDDHRFPLLPGEEPMMRSIRFRTLGCYPLTGAVESTASTLPEVVQEMLLTTTSERQGRVIDKDGGDASMEKKKQEGYF; encoded by the coding sequence ATTTCTGCCCCGCCGCGCTCTTGCTCCCGCGCGCAGCACAAGCCATGTGCCGATGCGATTATGCAGCAACTGACGCATCTTGATCGGCTGGAAGCCGAAAGCATTCACATCCTGCGCGAGGTCGTGGCCGAAGCGCAGAACCCGGTGATGCTCTATTCGATTGGCAAGGACAGCGCCGTCATGCTGCACCTTGCCCGGAAGGCCTTCTATCCGTCGCCTCCGCCCTTCCCCCTGCTCCATGTCGATACGACCTGGAAGTTCCGGGACATGTACGCCCTGCGCGACAAGATGGCCGAGCAGTCCGGCATGGATCTGATCGTCTATCAGAACCCCGAAGCGAAAGAGCGCGGGATCAACCCGTTCGACCATGGCCCGCTGCACACGGATATGTGGAAGACGGAAGGGCTCAAGCAGGCGCTCGACAAATACGGCTTCGACGCGGCCTTTGGCGGCGCTCGCCGCGACGAGGAAAAGAGCCGCGCCAAGGAGCGCATCTTCTCCTTCCGCACGGCCACGCATGCGTGGGACCCGAAGAACCAGCGCCCGGAACTGTGGAACCTCTACAATGCCCGCAAGAACAAGGGCGAGAGCATTCGCGTCTTCCCGATCAGCAACTGGACCGAGCTGGATATCTGGCAGTACATCATGAAGGAGCAGATCGAGATCGTGCCCCTTTACATGGCCGCCCCCCGCCCCACCGTGGTGCGTGACGGACTGCTGCTGATGGTGGACGATCACCGCTTCCCGCTGCTGCCGGGTGAAGAGCCGATGATGCGCTCCATCCGGTTCCGCACCCTTGGCTGCTATCCGCTGACTGGCGCGGTGGAGAGCACGGCCAGCACCCTGCCCGAAGTGGTGCAGGAAATGCTGCTGACCACCACCAGCGAACGTCAGGGCCGCGTGATCGACAAGGACGGGGGCGATGCCTCCATGGAGAAGAAGAAGCAGGAGGGGTATTTCTGA